A window of the Limanda limanda chromosome 8, fLimLim1.1, whole genome shotgun sequence genome harbors these coding sequences:
- the LOC133009770 gene encoding uncharacterized protein LOC133009770: MDNDVEPTTILLKKISEEFRRITSKDLLGTFNASLERFGPGLLKLYRTKKGGFGQEMEDLLDKLDDQTSDIVTHRKTAALRGLPIFLREDTKKFFMKCLDTDILAPVLEGASVAILTILDDEADISHARDHAVVLEGGIVLHEMENLSSAFAYLCGLLYALNINYPKQLRYTFEAIQTIFFELGGSRCSQRTRSLKTKLLF; this comes from the exons ATATCTGAAGAATTTCGGCGTATCACCAGCAAAGACCTCCTGGGGACTTTTAATGCATCTCTTGAAAGATTTGGACCTGGCCTGCTAAAACTCTACCGGACTAAGAAGGGTGGTTTTGGCCAAGAAATGGAAGACCTCCTTGATAAACTCGATGATCAG ACATCTGACATTgttacacacagaaagacagcaGCACTGAGAGGCTTGCCCATTTTCCTCCGCGAAGATACCAAAAAGTTTTTCATGAAGTGCTTG GACACTGACATTTTGGCACCAGTGCTGGAAGGGGCGTCTGTGGCCATCCTCACCATCCTAGATGACGAAGCCGACATCTCACATGCTCGAGACCATGCAGTTGTTTTGGAAGGGGGCATCGTGCTGCATGAAATGGAAAACCTCTCCTCTGCGTTCGCCTACCTCTGTGGCCTTCTATATGCCCTCAATATAAATTACCCCAAACAGTTGAGGTATACATTTGAAGCCATCCAGACTATCTTTTTTGAGCTTGGTGGCTCTCGGTGCTCCCAGCGCACAAGATCTTTGAAAactaaacttttattttga